From the genome of Malus sylvestris chromosome 13, drMalSylv7.2, whole genome shotgun sequence:
GAAACAGCTTCGGCGAGACCCTTATACGGTCCTCGGCCTCAATAGGAATTCCACCGACCAGGAAATCAAAAGTGCTTACCGGAAAATGGCTTTCAAGTACCATCATGACAAAAATGCTAATGACCTTAAAGCAGCTGATATCTTCAAAGAGGTCACGTTTTCTTATAATATATTATCTGATCCAGACAAACGGCGTCGGTATGACACTGCCGGCTTTCAGGCTGTTGAAACAGAAAGCCATGAGTTGGGGCTAGATCTTTCAAGTTTGGGTGCTGTAAATACTATTTTTGATGCCCTTTTTAGTAAGCTTGGAGTGCCAATAAAGACCACCGTATCAGTTACTGTCTTGGAGGAGGCACTAAATGGCATGGTCACTGCTCGTCCACTTCCATTGGGGCACTCTATAacgaaattttttttagagagagagaaaacagAGATTCGGTGCTTTTCATCTTCCATGGAGAAGGAGAAAATCTGCAAGATCTGCAACAGGTATGGTACATGTTTACCCCTGCCAGAAATGATCTTTCGACCAAGCCCAAACCCACCCTCGGGATTATGAAGCCGATTCTGATCCCTCAAGTTCTGGGAAGCTTCCTCAGTGTCAAGGAATCCTCCGGCGCCGAAGCTGTCAAGCAGATCTGGGCCCACATCAAGCTTCACAACTTGCATTTTATTCAGTTTCATCTGGAATTCAAAGATCATCACAGTCAAAGATCATCTGCTTCTCCTCCTAGAAGTTCATCAACGTCACAATTCATTTCTTGCTCAGATCGAAAGTGCAGTCTTAGATCTCAATCAGATTCTATTTGTTCCACGCAGAATAACCAGTGTTCGTACACTTTCCAGTATGGAGATGGCAGTGGGACATCAGGCTATTACGTATCAAGGCAAGGTGTTGGGGTAGTCGCCGACCCCTAGATCCCATCTCCTGCGAATACCACGAGCACTAGTAATGATTACCTGCAGTGATGATCTTACTTTAAGGATTTGGagattataaaaaattatgCCTAAAGGATTGCATCAGACAGGGATGGGGAACATGGGTGGGCAAAGAAATGAGCTGGGATCGCAGCAGAAAACGAGGacagagagaaagcaaaaggaaaagagaaaaagaaaaagaaaaagtggtGCAGTCATGGAGAGGTCATGTGCTcacaaagaagaaaagcaaaagcactGACAGAAGCAATGCTATTGGCAGATTTAGATCAAAATCCACTGCGCCtacacaaaaaaaagaaaagaaaaagaaagtgaaaagagaaagcaaaaaggaAGCATATGGGGACACTGCAAAatcaaggaataaacaccccatcagaatgatgtaatttatttttcttatctttcgaagacatctgtataacctcatcagagggtaataataataaaaaaaaaacggccaagccaaaaataaatgggctggaatgttgtgtaaaGGGCGAAGGCcgataagcccaaaatagcttcAACCAGgcaatcaaaagtacgcccagtactccataattatttggcaacctgccgctattatcatcaaccaggtgatcaaaagtacgcccaatactccacaattattcggcaacttgccgctattaccaccaaccaggtgatcaaaagtacgcctagtactccaaaattattcggtaacctgccgctattaacaccaaccaggtgatcaaaagtacgtccagtactcccaaattatacataagcattactcatgtcaatcatacataaacattcatgagcatcactcatgtcaacattcatgagcatcactcatgtcaatcagctttaaaagcttcatttacaaaagctctagctttaaaagcttcatttacagagctctagcttcaacttcatttacaaaagctatagctttaaaagcttcatttacagagctccagcttcaaaagcttcatttacagagcttcagcttcaaaagcttcatttacaaaagctctagcttcaaaagcttcatttacagagctttagcttcaaaagcttcatttacaaaagctttagcttcaaaagcttcatttacaaagctctagcttcaaaagcttaacttgcaaagcttcacctgcaaagcttcacctacaaagcttcagtgcagggtatacaaataccgcctccgaacaaccgccacttcggcccatacatagattcaatttgaagtctccagccaacagactctattgaccgaagacttgggggactacattatataccatatattgggccttaactaggcctcatgaaaaatacttaggggacttagcccattatttatgtattgaggagcgaacccttattttataaaagggactccctcactttcattagagagcacccattattcatgtattgaggagcgagcccttattctataaaagggactccttcaccttcattagagagcatcgccgccagctgagcaactgcctcgtcTCGAGCATCATTCCTAACCCAttgttcatgtactgaggagcgagcctttattttaaaaaggggactccctcaccttcattagagagcatcgccgcctactgagcaaccgccttgctgcgagcatcaactctagcccatcatttatgtattgaggagcgaacccttaatCTATAAAAAGGGACTCACTCACCTTCgatgccacaagccgagccaaccaaggcaacataagccacaagctgagcagcctcgcaacatgtgctacttctagttgagcatcatttcagattgagctccgcctcatatcgagtatcagtcctagacgacatctggttacttcagcccacacatggattgaatttcaagtcttcagcaaaaagactctcttgattgaagacttgggggattactgtttgtaccatacttagggcttccgtatttagatctcgtacaaatacttgggggacttaaatgtaattatgtaataaaggaaagggaaaatatgtaataagtgaggagcccttattatataaaaggactcctcaccctcacaattagaggagaccaattcttaggccatactctcaccctctcaaagctctcacatcACAGTGAAGCgctccatctctctccctcttcaacatctcagataaatacaatatcagtgtggacgtagcccaaaccttggggtgaaccacgatacatcttgtgttatttacatttcatgcagattcacgatcggatttacgttgttccaagacctccggttttgtgcatcaacaaaattattATAGTTGACTCATGTGTGGGTTAGTTTAAGTCTCTTAGGTATTAATTGATATGAAACTTTTACCTATAgggacaaaaatataaaatatatttcaTAAAACTCCACTAGTGTTGAATCATTTCAAGAAGAGACAAAAGCCCAAATGTCACATCCAGGCCCGAGCCCCCACCATATCCCAGGCTCGATTCCGCCGTTACACGATATTGTCATctttggaccccgaccacgCACTCATAgttttttttgggaactcacacgagaacgtcctagtgggtcacccatcatgggattgctctcgcgtgaactcgcttaacttcggagttctgatggaacccgaatccagtgagctctcaaaaggcctcgtgctacgtagagatgagaatatacatataaggcttacaggatccactcccctggatgatgtgggatgtcacaccAAACCTTAACAAACCTAGACTAAAAAAAGCAAaccaaatattcaaaattttagCCATGCCCCCAATAGATTTGTCCTAAACTACACCATCTATAGAAACTTCAAACTGATTTTAGATCCATAAAAACTAACTCATACAAGATCAGTTTCACAATTCATACACTTGTGTAAGATTGGTTTCACAATTTATGCACTTCTGCAATATCAGTTTCACAATTCACGCACTTTTAGAAATCAGTTTCACAATCATGCACTTGTGcaagattagtttcaaaattcATGCACTTTAGcaagattagtttcaaaattcAGCAATTAATTAAGATCATTCAAAATTCCTACACTTCTACAGGATCAGTATCAAAATTTCATCACTTCTATAAGAATAGTTTCAAAATTCCAACAATTCTGCAAAtttagtttcaaaatttcagCATTTATGCAATATCAGTTTCAAAATTCAGGCTTCCAAATCATCAAAACCTCAAAATCAAatacttaaaaaacaaaatactagaataaaattaaaaatctctATGGTTCTCATAAATCTAGGGAATATTACGAGAGAGAAGAGTAGGAGCAAGAGAAGTATGAAGAAGTAGGGGAGAGGGGTTGCCAGGAGGGAATAAAATAGAGAGTACCGaagaaaaaagaggagagaTATAAGGAGACAAAAATCCATCTTTAAACGTAAAGAGGTAAAATTGAAAATGCAAAgacaattaaaataaacaattatgACATCACATGTCATATGAATAAGTTTTGTTCctctataaaataaataaaaaactttggTGGCAGAAGAAGACTCCTCGTATATCACaataatcatttaattaacaattttttattaattattgattaacattttgaaaataaatgcTAATTAATTTAGATGATGTGGTTGTCCACAT
Proteins encoded in this window:
- the LOC126595256 gene encoding chaperone protein dnaJ 16-like — encoded protein: MPGSRSKSEKQEAEKQLRRDPYTVLGLNRNSTDQEIKSAYRKMAFKYHHDKNANDLKAADIFKEVTFSYNILSDPDKRRRYDTAGFQAVETESHELGLDLSSLGAVNTIFDALFSKLGVPIKTTVSVTVLEEALNGMVTARPLPLGNDLSTKPKPTLGIMKPILIPQVLGSFLSVKESSGAEAVKQIWAHIKLHNLHFIQFHLEFKDHHSQRSSASPPRSSSTSQFISCSDRKCSLRSQSDSICSTQNNQCSYTFQYGDGSGTSGYYVSRQGVGVVADP